The Tenrec ecaudatus isolate mTenEca1 chromosome 4, mTenEca1.hap1, whole genome shotgun sequence region TTTCAATAGCCCCCATTCTGTCAAGTGAGTCCCCCAGCTCCCTTAGTATATGTAATACGTGATTTCCCAGTTCCATTCAAAATGGATGTTTGTGTACAGTTTCTTGTGTTCCTGGTTATTATTGATTAAACTGTGTCCCTAAATTATGTATTGGAATTCTTATTTCTATACCTGCGAATCTAATCCTATTTGGAAATGTGTCTTCGTTGTTGTTAGGTTTATTAGACAATACCCAAGTAGGGTGGGCcttaacctaatcacttctgagttggaAAAAGTACAGGCTAGACAGAGGCAACTGGGAGAGCACTGTGTGAGAATCTTCCACCAGCTAAAGATTCAGAGAATAGCAAGGACTCCCTTACAGGAAGGAACCAACACAGCCGAGTCCCTGCTCAGGACTCTGAGCCGCCAGGACTGTGAAAAAATAAAACCGCTGACTTGCGGTATTTCTACAACGGCAGCACTGGGATGATTTCCAAGACACATCCTTGACTTCACCATCTATATGATCCAATGACCGTATTTCTAAAAAGTCACGTTTAAAAGGAATTGTGGCTTTAAAATAACCAGGTAGGAACTCACATGTGGATCAGTGCTGTGCACAGAATCTATCACTTCTGTTCTCATAATATTCATAAAATGTCACAAAAATCACCGGAGGCCCTTCAGTGCCAACAGCTGTTAACTGAGACACATTTCCTTTCACACTGCGAGGAACCGCTGCATAGAAAGCCCCTCCTACCTCGTACGACTTGCTTTCCAAGTCTTTAATGTAATCCTCGGCATCGGGCAAGCTCTTGTAATACGCCATGTTTCTCTTCATCATCTCGTCATCGGGATGCTTCAGCAGAAAGGTGTGTGCAGCTGCAATGGCTTTCGGCAGGTTATTTGCCTAAGTACGAAGAAGAAAGAGCGGAGCTAGTTAGTGGTCGCCGAGAAGCGACTGGTTCGAAACAAGGCACTTGAGTTTGGATCTTGCATAGCTTTATGTTCATGCACGATGTTTCTGGCGAGGcattccttgcctctcaggatggCTCAAGAATGGTCCAGTCACTCTGGACCAGTGTTTGATCTCTGAGGTTGGCTGGAAAGTGTCTCTGTGCCTGCCCAGACCTACTCTCCACTGCTCCGTGCCCCGGGGGCTGGTCCGGATGGACTGAAACAAGGGACTTCTTGCTCTCTGGCTTCCAACTAGGCTCACCCATGAGGATCTCCACCCGCAGCCTGGAGGGAGGGTGCAGACGGAGGGTGGGCTACTTGGTCTCCTGGCTCCCTTTCAGCACAGGCACCTCATTCTTCTATGTCCCTTAATGGAAGGCTACAGCTCCTCTTCCGGTGGCCTTCTCCCGAaagtaagacactgtcttatatttctttttcctcaagaagacacacgatggcttattttcgggggatgtcttatgGTACAACAACCTACATGGATTCAAATACAGTTAAGTCGTCTTCTTCTGGAGCATTGACCCACGGAGCTGAGTCAAACGGCAGCCACGGCTTACCTTCTCCCCCAGGACACACAATTCCTAAAGCAGAGCGTCCTGTTCCTCCCTTCACAGAGGAGACGGTTACTCTCACTGTCCATgtctctctctgtgcctcagcttgCAGCACGCACAGAACAACCGGGACCTGACGGggggccaggggaggggagcCGACCTTGTGGATGGAGCTGCCCGCACCTGTCCAGTCTCTTCTGCAACAGCAGCTGTCACCATGGAGCAGAGGAGAAGGGCTTCCCGTCTCCGTGACTGCTCCCCACCAGTACACTGGAGAGCCACGCCTACCACTAtgccttattttcaggggatggctTATATTGCACAAATGCTTAGAAATCCTGCTACGGTTTATTCTATGGGCAtgccttattttcggggaaacacggTGCTCTCCCCCCAGGTGCCATGGCTCTCGTCCTCGTCCCTTTTGGCCTATGGGACGATCACTGCCCACCCTGGTTGGGGGTGTTGGTGGTTCCACGAAGAAGAGTGGGTTGGATTTCCCAGCCCATCAACCTCCAgtgcaaggagtcctggtggagctgtggggtaagggttgggctgctaacagcaaggttggcagttcaaacccaccaggcgctctgagagagagagatgacaaCTTCCAGTGATTCACTGCCCCAGAAACCCTCCACGGGGTTGCTGGCAGTCAGAATGAACTGCTGGCTCTGGCTTGGGTGGCACCCATGCGTACCGAATACCTGGTCAGGGGAGACGTGGGTGTTACGACGATGCTGAGCAGACGGCAGTGGAACACTCAGGCCAACGCAGATGACAATGAGCGGGTGGTGACCAGATCACAAAGGTCAGTCCATGGTGCACGGGGCCTCTGAGAGCCAGAAGCCGCGTCAACGACACTGACTACGTGCCCACGACTGGCCCAGGAGACCCGCACGACTCCCTGTGGGACCTGTACCCTGCACCTCTGTCCATGGACCCTCTCGTCCACTTTCCCCAAAGTCCCCAGCACAACGGCCCACGTCTTTTCTGCTGGAACCTGGACCAACCTATTAGGGTTTGGCTACATCTTCTGCTTATGTTTCCGACGACCCTTGCCTTGTCCATTCACTCAGCAAAGATTCACTGAGCGCCTCCTCTCCGAGGGGGCTTCCAAAGTGACATGCTCTTtgcattccattttttccatgagctttctgaagccccctcgtaGGTAACAGCCCTGTTTCATAAAGCGAGTCGACCGCGATGAGCCAAAATCAGGAAGGGAAAGAATAAGAAATCCCTGCCCTTCGTAGAGTGCACATTCCAGTacgtctcccctctcccccaacctCAAGTCCCAacctgtcttttgtttctcccccCGCAACCCAAGGCCTGCTGTCCACTTTCCACACCCTGCTGCCTTTCAATTAATGAGTCCACCTCTGCTCAGGCCCAGCCATAGGCTGTGTCTGGCTGTACACCGAGGGCAAGGCAGGGCCCCCTAAGGATGGGTGACCCCAACACAGGGCCATAATGGCTGAATGACACTCGTTGACCAGCTGGTGCTGAGCTTCCCTGCTGAGGGAGGTGGGTGTCAGGCCAGAATGCAGAAATGACTCAGAGGACAGATGCCCTGTTCTCTAAGGAAACTCAGCAGCTTTGCTGAGAGGAGGAAGTTGAGATAGGGAACTGCAGGAAGAAGCTGGCTGGCatggaagaggaagagggaacAAGAGGAATCGCTCAAGAGTAGGAAAAGCTCTCCCTTGAGATGTGGACAAATGGCAGGTATGTGAGCCTGGAGCTTCCGCGCCAGCCGACAGCCTTGCAGGCAAAGCCCAGGAGGGCCGAGGCCTCGGGCAGGAATGATGTGCTTTGTGCTGGTCTCCACGAGCCAGGCGGACAAGGAGATGGACGCCCCACTGTGCAGACACACTATCAATAGCCAGGGCCCCATGTTGAGGCGTTGGCTCTGCGCCCGCACCCTGCCCTGCAAGGGCCCTGGTCTCCCAGCACAGCTGGTAGGGAAGACCAGGTGCAGAGAGCCTTCTCAGCCCTCCCAGAGGGGCACTCAAGGCAGGAACTCGGGAGCCTGGCTTGGGGAGAGAGAATAAAGGGATAGTTGGTTTACTTGGGATTTCGGACACTCATCGGATTGCACATATTGGTAACCAATGACCCCAGAATTGGAGCCAAGTCCTCTGGGCAGCACGGTGATGGCACCATTGGAGAAGTGGTGGGTGGAGAGGACAGCAGACTCCAAGCGTCGGTGCCAATCCTCTGAGGACACCCCACTCAGAGGCCTGTGGAGGGACCAGGTTTGAGAGAAGTCTCCAGAGGCCTGGAAGAGTTCTACAGAGAACTCACCCTCACTGGCAATACTAGGGAAGAGGTGTGGATGCAGGCTTTTTAATCATGTGTCAATGAAATCAGATTTTCCGATTTCCAGAAATGGAGGGACGCAGAGCTGAGTTTCTACAGCCTCTAGCTTGGAATCGGAGCTTGAAAAGTATGGGCCTCTTCTGGGAGAGGGGGTTTTGTCCATGCCGGCTCAAGCTCTGCCAACCAGGACACAGGGTCACATCTTGGCGGCTACAACTCCCACAGAATGAATGCAGGTGGGCTTGGGGACTGGTGGGCGCCTCAGAGGAAGCCCCGTACACGAGAGGACCCAGTTACCAGCCAGATGAGCCTCACTGTGGTGGCAGGCCCTGTGGGCAGGGGGAGATCAGGTCCAGGTGGGTACAACGTGGAGGGAAGTGAGGGTATGACAGCCAGCCAGCCCCACTCAACTCAGATTAGGCTGAGTGTCAGCCGGCTTTTTGCTTGGCCTGTGGAAAGATGGGTATTTCATAGAAGATAGCAGCTAGGGAGAAATCCTTAGctcttttccccccaacagttttattggcatacaatccatctatcatacaattcaacaattcaatcacatcaagaagagttatacaaactTCAAAATCCCCCAACGCTTTATGTGAAACCTAAAATAGGCTCATGGCTCGGGACTCATGGTGGGCTTATGGGCTAGCATTTAAATCCGGGGTAGGGTAAACAGAACATTCAGTTGGAGGGTCAAGTCTGCCCAGGGCACCTTGAAAAAAGGCCTGATGTTGagaaatagcgtctggggacttaaaggcttgaaagtaaacaaacggccatctagcccagaagcaacaaagcccacatggaagcagcacaccaacatgtgtgatcatgaagggccaaggggaccaggtttcaagcaacaaaagcggtgaaaaaaatcatatcatcgtgaatgaggggagtgcatgatgggaacccaatgcccatctgtagacagctagacatcccttgcaaaggggtagtggggaggagatgagtcactcagggttcagtgtagcaacaatgaaactcaaaaccttcctctagttcttaaatgcttcctcccccccaattatcatgatcccaattctaccttgcaaacctggctagatcagaggatgcacaaccgtgcagttgggatctggaaacacggggaatctaggccagatgaacccctcaggaccagcggtgagagtggcgacaccgggagggagggaagggggtgtagaaagggggaaccgatctcggggatctacatgtaacctcctctctgggggatgggcaacaggaaagtggatgagggaaacgctggggagtgtaagataggatagagtaataatttataagttattaagggttcatgagggagggggagggaaaaaaggaagatgaGCTCATTCCAGGAACCCACGTGGAAGTCgaattttgagcatgatgagggcaacgaatgcataagggtgctttactcaattgatgtatgtatggattgtgataagagttgtatgagccccaataaaatgatttattaaaaaaaaaaggcctgatggaCTTCAGAAAAATCAGGCAATGAAAAACgtgatggagcacagttctactctgaccttcaTGGATCAGCAGGAGCCGGAGTTCACTCAACCAACCATTTTTTTTATAAGTTCAACCATTTTTTATAAGTTCAAGCAAAACTCCTTGCCAGGGCCAGTCTGTATTCACCTTCTCTAGCCCCAGGTTCCACTCACACTTTTTCCTTTGCTCACTGAAATAAGAACCTGCTTCCCCTCGGCTTGTAAGGGTGACTCAGGGTACAGTAATGTTTACCCCATCCTGCAGCAGCGTCCCCCGTATTTATCTCCAGCCTTCATGTCCAGGTAGAATAGCCATGCCTGGCACCAATCATTATCTCTCTACCTAAAAAGAGGGCTTGCAAACATAAACATCACTGAGGTGAAAAATAAGTAAACTATATACGATCACCACCTAAAATTACTTTCCCAGTGATATTTTCAGTTAAAGCAATTAACGCATGAACATTCTGCCTTAGTAATAAAATTCTGCATTTTCCCCCTAGTTATGTGGATTAAATTCTATCCTCCACCAAATATATATTGTGATGCCCTGGTCCAGTACCTGTGGATGTGATCCTGTTTGGAAATTGGTGTTTCTTctgtttatgttaatgaggccatgTCAGAGTGGGaagggtcctaaacctaatcacttctgtaTAATAAAAAGAGCAGAAGAGCAGGACACAGGGCCCATTTGCATGCAAAAGAACATGGAGGTTTCCAGATGGGACCAGAAATCAGGAGTGAGGCCTAGGTTAGAAACTTACTTTGAACTATTAGCCTCTAGAACTGTAAGAAAATAAGctcctgttctttaaagccatcATTCTTGGTATTTCTGCTGTGgcaacactagataactaagacatctgtcctataagaaaacaaaaactaagctcactgccaccgagtcaatcctgcctcatgaccctacaggacaaagtacacCTGCTCGGTAGGTCTGCAAGActataaatccttacagcagtagaaagcctcttctctctaggagctggaggcacagggaatccagggcggatgatcctttcaggaccagtggtgtgagtgatgatactgggagggtggaggtgagtgggttggaaagagggaaccgcttacaaggatctacatgtgacctcctccctgggggacggacaagagaaaagggggtgaagggagacatcggacagggcaagatatgaaaaaataataatctgtaaattatgagggagggaagaatgtggagggaggagggaaaaaaagaggacccgatgccaagggcttaagtagaaagcaaatgctttgaaaatgatgagggcaatgaatgtacaaatgtgctttacacaattgatgtatgtatggattgtgataagagttgtatgagcccctaataaaatgtttttaaaaaattagtacaagaatgaagaaaatgttctaaaactgattgtagtgatgattgtgcaactcttcttgatgtgattgaattatttaaTGAATGATacgtgaattatgtcaataaatctgttttaaaatgccacaaaaataaatgtaatataatgtaaaaaaaaaccaaaaacctcatctctctcttaaagagtcgctggtggtttcaaactgctgtccttgtagctcacagctcaaagcataacccactatgccaccagagaccCCAGAATATCAAGACAGATGGTATCTTCTAACTTGTAAGTAGGTGATTGTCGCAAGACCTACAAAGGGTTCGTTTAGGAGAGAAGCACACGGCTCTTAAGCCTTCTGAGGCTGTCATGTAAAAGGAGAAACCATGTCTTCTGGTCACATCAGTAAACATCCTTCCCCTCATCCCCGTTTCACTGGTACACTAAAGAAGTCAGACCTCCTTGTATCACCAGGTTTAAACATAAAGTGTTCTTCTCCTTTAAGTCACCCCACCCCTTAATTATGGGCCTCGGATTTGGTTCAGACTATATTTGCCTAAAGCTACACCAAAAAAGAGTGCATTGAACAGAACGTTTTCTACATTTACAATTTAGTGATACCGATTACGTTCCTGCATTGGTACAATCACTGGCCCCCTCTCTCATTAAAAACTCATTACTCCATAGTCTCTCTCTAATTTCTCAAGTATATATTGTTTACATACGTAGACTGGTATTAAAATAGCAAACTGctaaggcaggcaagcaggctaacTTTAAAACGACTTCAGGATACATTTGTGGGTGAAGAAGAAAGATTTTCATATCATTCCAGGTAACTGAGTattcttctttgatataaacAGGATATTTTTAGTTTAACAAATAGCACCAGTATGAACTAaacatcctttttcttttctttttctttaaatacttttattgggtgctcttacatctcttttcacaatccatacattcctccagtgtgtcaagcacatttgcatcatcattttcaaagcattctcttcccacttgagtccccatttcttccccctccctcttcccccaccctccctcacgagcccttgataagttatagattattttttctatagcttacattgtcctccgtcacctctcacccacttttccattattcgttcctctgggagggagttctaggttgaccctgtgattgattccccctttctccccccaccctcccctaatcctcctagtatctctactctctttgttggccctgagggtttatctatcctggattccctgtgttttgggctcttatctgtagcagtgtgcatgctctggtctaacctgatttgtaaggtagaattgaagtcataatagtggggtgaaggaagcaccaaagaactagaggaaagctgtgtgtttcatcggtgctatactgccccgactggctcatctcttgcctgtgacccctctgtgaggggatgtccaattgtctacagatgggcattgagtctccactccatgcctgcccccccattcaccttaggtatggttttattctgggtctaacCATCCTTTTGTAATTGTCTGGGAATTTCAATAATCTTATTCTCTGGCTCATTCTAAATCTGTTTATTATTGCCAGGTGATTCACAAAACTGCTAAGTTTATATCAAACTAACCAAATATAGAAATAACCCAGTGTTTCTCCCATTGGAAGTGCTGTTACTTTATTGCTCATAAGAATGTCACAGACACGTGGCTTGTCCTAGAGGAAATATGAAAAACAGATCTTGAAGTCCAAGGACTAGAggcaaagttgttttttttaatttgcttatGTGTCACAAATGatttcaagtcagttccaattttATTTGTCCTCTTTTTATAACCACGCAGCCCAGTGTGTGTCTGATGGGTAAGACTGTGACCTTTCCTTTCTTTATCTCTGTCTCaaattcatttttcctttttatttgtgtctctttttcttttccaaagCAAAGTTTTACAAAAGACTTCCATCTTCAGTCTTGGGCATAGTTATTAAACTATGTAGTTATTAAAACTAatgcaatattttcttttttaaaaagaactgggGTGGAGAAGTCAGCAAGAGAAAGTAGAAACAAGGCCTTAAGAAGGCTCTCTTGGCAAAATTCTGTGAAGACGTGCCAAGAGAAAGCCTTTTTATCCGGTAAAACAGGGAACTCAGTCCGTTCGTAAGCCTTGTGGATCCCCACAAAGGCCACGAGGAAGGAGAACCAAAGTTATTTTTAGCTAGCAATCACAGGCAGGATGCCAGCAGGAGGAAGACATAAAAAGAAGTGAGACCACTGTGTTAAATAAATGTCTAGATGAAAGAGACGGTGGCGGTCGCTGACCCTGGTGGTCATCGTCTACAAGTTCTACCCGCTTCAGCTGGGCGGTGTCCTCCCAACTTGTCCCTGCCCTTCCCAGATCTCAATGTCCTCCCGTCCTCGGAATAGAAGGGGCGAGGCTCCTTCCCGCCCTGTTGGGTCAAGTCACGGAGAAAAGGTTTTATTTGTGCTGTGCTCAGTGTTCTATGAGCGTACTCTCTGCCTAACAACAGCCCGTGAAGAACATCCTTTGCACCCCTATTTGAGATAAAGAAGAGAGGCATGACTTGGGTGGGACAGAGGCAGGCTCAGCCGGAACAGCAGATAGGGCGCAGGGGTGGGCGTGGCCCAGAGCGAGGGCGGGGCCCACGTAGTGGGCGTGGCCCACGTAGTGGGCGGGGCCCGGAGCGGGGGACGAGGCCTGGGGCGGGGGCCCACATAGTGGGCGGGGCCCGGAGCGGGGGACGAGGCCTGGGGCCCACATAGTGGGCGGGGTCCGGAGCGGGGGACGAGGCCTGGGGGCGGGGCCCACATAGTGGGCGGGGCCCGGAGCGGGGGACGAGGCCTGGGGCGTGGCCCAGTCGCGGGGCGGGGCCGACTTGCCTTGAAGTAGGCGAACTGCAGGAACTTGTAAGGCTCGCGGCGCTGGAAGTCGGCCAGGAGCTCCCGGCTGGGCTGCGACTGGCGGAAAGCTGGCAGCCCCTGCTTGCAGCGCTTGAGGCAGTGCGCGCGGCGGAGCAGGCCCCCGAAGATGCGCAGCTCGGGGAACCGGGCGAGGCCGgcggcgggcgcgggcgcgggcgccgTGCTGCAGTTGAGGTGGCAGAAGGCCTCGCTGTCGCGCAGCAGGCGGTGAAGCCGCAGGCTGATCTCCAGGTAGCCCACGCTCTCGGCCCAGTGCTCGCCGCTGTACTGGTCCAGCGCGTGGCGGTAGGCCGACTCGAGCGGCATCAGCTCGTCGCGCGGGAAGCTGCGGAAGCTGTAGCGCTCGTACTGGGCGCGCCCGCCGCGGAGCGCCCAGCCCGCGCACAGGAGCGCCAgcagcgccgccgccgccccgcgcCTCGAGTCCATTGCTCCCGCCCGCCCggcggaaggaaggaaggaaagaaggacgcTCGGAAGGGAGCGAgaaggaaagggaggaggacggCGCAACGCGCCCAGCAGATCCTCGGGAGGCGGGACGCCTGCCTCCGGCCCGCCCCGTCCGGCCTCCGCTCCCCACCCCGCTGGGGGTCCGGGCACGGCTCCCTGCAGGGGCAGGGTGCCCGCGGAGGGCGGCTCTCTGTGGATTCCTCCACGGTCTGCACCGCGTTTAGGGGCTCCAGCGATACCTCGCTGCAAGCCAGACTCGGCTCCGATGGGTTATAGGTTAGCGCGGCTTCGAATTGAGTGTTGCAGGACTTGTGAAAACGCAGACTTCTCCGAGGTTTCTGATGCAGCGCGTCTTGGTCAGAGCCTGAGAATTTGCCTTTCTGATCTCCTGGTGCTGCCTTCCCATAGCCTATACTTGTACATCACAGCGGGAAGGATAATGGCAGAAATATAATCAGTAAGGATGTCCGAGGCACAATTTAAAAACCAAGTGGGAGACACACCTCGGATTCCACTCTTAAGAAAATGCTTGGCATACTTGGCGCTTGTGCATCAAAGATATGAATGGAATGTTAAAGGCAGCACTGTTTTAGCTCATTCGGCTTTAGAAGTAATTTACAGAACGCCTGCAAGGACTGTACAAAGAACTTCCTAATAATCATCTAGATTCAAAAGTTGTCAGCATTAGTCCCCACCTTCTCATTTCTCTCTATTTTTATTTCGGAAGCACTTGAGAGTACAGTAGGTAGGTTGCAAACATCAGGCCTCCTTACCCTCTACAATATGTACTGGACTTGTTAAAAAAAACATTCAGTGtgcaattccattgtcttttaattccatttttccacgaacttattttttcttcaacagttttattgacaattTACCTATCTTatgattcagtagttcagtcatatcaaggagaattgtacaatcattaccacatcaaatTTAGGGCATTCCCCATGGttaaatttcctttaaaaatgagTGGTGTGATCACAATCGGTTCTAGTGCACCCTTACCCCTCCTGCGTTCATTATTTACTCTCCAAGTCCCCTTTCCTTCCCAATCACCCCCTTCCCCTAAATCCTCTTGTATGAGTTATTATAATTATGTATCCACACTtgcgcttcacagctgggaaacccaacagaaaacaaaaacttggcactaaggtggtaagaagaaaatcataatagtataaagacaaaaatagagaatgatgtataagaaagaaaagaacctcatcaacattcaaaaagccagggaagaaatttctgtcttggaacaagtaaggtacttgcacccagaacaaatgcaGGTCTCATCTGTAGGGTAGTTAACGGCCAAGTAGCTGGAACGACCCAacattccatgaactttctgaagccccttcatatgtcCTAAGGATGTAACCAGGGAAGAATCATCAAATACAGAAAATTTCACATTGATAGACTAGTCTACCTTCCTTAGCACAATTTTGTCAGGTGTCCCAGTGTTTGTGATCACACTTCTTTCTGGGGAGGACTCCTCTAGGATCACATATTACATTTAGTTGTGCATCCCCTTGTTGCTAGTAGATACTGTGGAATGGGCTCAGATCCGTGGCCATCTCATGTAGAACAGAGGCAAATGCTGCCTTCCTTGTGCCCATGATCACTGGCATGCCCCAGCCCAGTGTTGCTGCTGTCTGGGCTTTCATCCCCCAGACCTAACATGTTCTACAGCCTGCACTGCTCCCTCAGCTTGGCTAGCCTTGCCCACCTTTGACGTTTGGAAGGAATATACGGATTTTAAACCCTGTCCCTTAATTTGGGTTTCTCTGATAATTCCTCCTGATTAGATTAAGTTCTTGCCTGGAACACCTCAGGTAGCACACCCAGGGAAATGCAGTGCCAACCCCTTCTCCGTGACCTTCATTTAGATGAACTTCGATAACTTGGTCACCATTTCTTccgcttcatttttctgctgcaGTTAATACTTGTTGATGTGGCCCACCACGCCCCAAGGATGATAATCCTGCTCAGagcacaatgcacagagaggaaggACCATGGGGcctgccccactacgagacacaacgtccctcactgaactatggtgctatgggggacaacgctggagacacagtgtgggaattgtgcctgatctgagcccaccacaccagaacaaaacatgatgggcatgcaatggagcagcaaggggagcaaagcaatgaagtccccgggaaatacccaaaatagactttggggccagagtgtggcaccccatcagactcaaccagaaaactctcctaaaggtcaacacacacacacctggaactacttataggcttttttgttattgttttattttgtgttgtcttgtttttgtgcttattatgtctatattgtctctgcatgtctatccagataagataatCGGgataacaatccagaggagataataatggaactgaaggtTGGGAATGGGGGGAC contains the following coding sequences:
- the CRTAP gene encoding cartilage-associated protein translates to MDSRRGAAAALLALLCAGWALRGGRAQYERYSFRSFPRDELMPLESAYRHALDQYSGEHWAESVGYLEISLRLHRLLRDSEAFCHLNCSTAPAPAPAAGLARFPELRIFGGLLRRAHCLKRCKQGLPAFRQSQPSRELLADFQRREPYKFLQFAYFKANNLPKAIAAAHTFLLKHPDDEMMKRNMAYYKSLPDAEDYIKDLESKSYESLFIRAVRAYNGENWRTSVTDMELALPDFFKAFYGCLAACEGSREIKDFKDFYLSIADHFVETLECKLQCEESLTPVIGGYPVEKFVATMYHYLQFAYYKLNDLKNAAPCAVSYLLFDPDDKVMKQNLVYYQYHREKWELADEHFQPRPEAVQFFNVTSLQRELHGFAKEHLMDDDEGEVVEYVDDLLEMEEAS